A single region of the Fibrobacter sp. genome encodes:
- a CDS encoding DUF2721 domain-containing protein, translated as MNLASRLTHTTPTLLFSAISLLLLAYTNRFHALAALIRDLHRRYMLKPEPLIFAQIKSLQKRITIIRNMQFIAAISFFFCTACVFLLFIGYLKAAEIAFITSITALMISLFLSALEINRSSDDINMQLRNLEEHK; from the coding sequence CTTCTATTCTCGGCAATCTCTCTGTTGCTGCTGGCATACACAAACCGTTTTCATGCCCTTGCCGCCCTTATCCGCGATCTCCATCGCCGATACATGCTCAAACCGGAACCGCTTATCTTTGCCCAGATCAAAAGCCTTCAGAAGAGAATTACCATTATCAGAAACATGCAGTTCATTGCGGCAATAAGCTTTTTCTTCTGCACAGCATGCGTATTTCTGCTTTTTATCGGGTACCTGAAAGCAGCGGAAATCGCGTTTATAACATCAATAACCGCTCTTATGATCTCCCTTTTTCTCTCTGCCCTGGAGATCAATCGTTCCAGCGATGACATCAATATGCAGTTGCGGAATCTTGAGGAGCACAAGTAA
- a CDS encoding peptide chain release factor-like protein, with protein MEEFHIPLSDEDLLAECEIFTFRSSGRGGQHVNKTESGVRLVHRPSGLAVTCRRERSQYLNRKACLKTLRFRLEKLNRKKPPRIPTKVPSGVKRKRRKLKEKTGIRKALRRKPQVEE; from the coding sequence ATGGAAGAGTTCCATATCCCCCTTTCAGATGAAGATCTTCTTGCCGAATGCGAAATCTTCACTTTCCGCTCCAGCGGCAGGGGCGGGCAGCACGTCAACAAGACCGAAAGCGGGGTCAGACTCGTTCATCGTCCCAGTGGCTTGGCTGTTACCTGCAGAAGAGAGCGGAGCCAGTATCTCAATCGTAAAGCATGTCTGAAAACTCTCCGGTTCAGGCTTGAAAAGCTGAACCGAAAAAAGCCACCACGTATTCCTACCAAAGTCCCCTCGGGTGTAAAACGAAAGAGGCGGAAGTTAAAAGAGAAAACCGGGATCAGGAAGGCTTTAAGAAGAAAACCGCAGGTGGAGGAGTGA
- a CDS encoding DUF362 domain-containing protein, whose translation MAISRREFLASAAGAAVLATGNSFAQQTGSKSEVYVGKGSAAEMLPKILEKMGGISRFVKQDSRVLIKVNMSFPNPPDWGTGTSPEAVFTLAKMCIEAGAKRVIVCDNTIRDPEHCKEKTGIAAAIKDLKGSVLFIPKQDSMYVRKSDSRAKELRETDVVKEVYLCDTLISLPAAKSHSAGGVSLNLKGLMGLIKERGAFHREMDMHTAIAEQLYYIKPTLSIVDATRALLDNGPAGPGKVAELKTFVAGTDPVAVDSYAVTLASWYGKTFEGKQVKHLKVAGELGFGNVESDKISEIAV comes from the coding sequence ATGGCGATTTCAAGGCGTGAATTTCTGGCTTCTGCAGCAGGTGCTGCGGTTCTGGCGACGGGAAATAGTTTTGCACAGCAAACCGGCTCTAAGAGCGAGGTGTATGTGGGTAAGGGCAGTGCTGCAGAGATGCTGCCGAAGATTCTTGAAAAGATGGGGGGAATATCGAGATTTGTAAAGCAGGACAGCAGGGTGTTGATAAAGGTCAACATGAGTTTTCCCAATCCCCCGGACTGGGGAACAGGAACCAGCCCGGAGGCGGTTTTTACTCTTGCTAAAATGTGTATCGAGGCAGGGGCGAAGAGGGTAATTGTATGTGACAATACAATAAGAGATCCTGAACATTGTAAAGAGAAGACAGGTATAGCGGCCGCTATAAAGGATTTAAAAGGTTCGGTTCTGTTTATTCCCAAGCAGGACAGCATGTATGTGCGTAAGAGTGACTCCAGGGCAAAGGAGCTCAGGGAGACGGATGTGGTGAAGGAAGTTTACCTTTGTGATACTCTCATATCACTTCCTGCGGCCAAATCCCACAGTGCAGGAGGAGTTTCCTTGAATCTCAAGGGACTGATGGGGTTAATAAAGGAGAGGGGAGCTTTCCATCGTGAGATGGACATGCACACTGCCATAGCGGAGCAGCTCTATTATATAAAACCCACGCTCAGTATTGTGGATGCCACCAGGGCTTTGCTTGACAATGGTCCTGCCGGTCCGGGAAAAGTAGCTGAACTGAAGACTTTTGTGGCTGGAACAGATCCGGTAGCTGTTGACAGTTATGCTGTCACTCTGGCCTCCTGGTATGGAAAGACCTTTGAAGGCAAGCAGGTGAAGCATCTGAAGGTGGCAGGAGAACTGGGATTTGGGAATGTGGAATCTGATAAGATTTCCGAGATTGCAGTATAG
- a CDS encoding 4Fe-4S binding protein has product MRTFRVISQIFFFLSFLFLFFFLNRNPAAYRWDSEILLWANPLTGLLTTIASRSFYVPIAVTAAAIMILTALFGRFFCGFFCPLGSIIDFLDKFIFEKMRSAGRRIPGFFRRIKYVLLIVLIVLAMFGSFFPLIADPLTITTRFLTVLVNPVLSVFGVDLLNLTGWIWPPVVERISGFFSSAVPLYYGVILTVILLLLVTAGGFWQKRFWCANICPTGAFLGLLSRFTFFRRAVNAAKCNSCSRCAAVCPTGTIDKKNVSGTDVSECIECGVCVELKDGCSSFQLLRPQFTGGSGPDLQRRHLLAGVAGGVLMLPVFRATAINKRDDHGRLIRPPGALPEEKFLARCSGCGECMKVCPTNGLQPCMFTDGFSRLYTPKLVPRIGGCEEKCSLCGNVCPNGAIRKLPLEEKQFAKIGTAVIDRHKCLAWAQNRECLVCDEVCPYNAIEFRMVDTVKGRFKVPVVFEDLCAGCGLCEQNCPIFDQAAIVVYKFGENRRESGEYASVWQKEVIRERRRKSDSVHLDNELDYAGESGEVSEGFSDGFIE; this is encoded by the coding sequence ATGAGAACATTCAGGGTTATCTCTCAGATTTTCTTCTTCCTCTCTTTCCTCTTCCTGTTCTTCTTCCTCAACAGAAATCCTGCTGCCTACAGATGGGATAGTGAGATCCTTCTATGGGCAAATCCTCTTACAGGTTTACTTACAACAATCGCTTCCAGATCTTTCTATGTACCGATAGCTGTTACGGCCGCAGCGATAATGATCTTAACCGCGCTTTTCGGACGGTTCTTCTGCGGTTTTTTCTGTCCTTTAGGTTCCATAATTGATTTTCTGGACAAGTTTATATTTGAGAAGATGCGTTCCGCTGGACGGAGGATACCGGGATTTTTCCGGCGCATCAAGTATGTGCTTTTGATTGTCCTTATTGTTCTGGCCATGTTTGGTTCCTTCTTTCCCCTGATTGCCGATCCCTTGACTATAACTACCCGTTTTCTTACTGTTCTGGTAAATCCGGTTCTCAGTGTTTTTGGTGTTGATCTGTTGAATCTGACAGGGTGGATCTGGCCGCCGGTTGTTGAAAGGATAAGCGGATTTTTTTCTTCGGCAGTACCCCTTTACTATGGGGTAATCCTTACAGTCATCCTTTTACTGCTGGTTACTGCCGGAGGATTCTGGCAGAAGCGGTTCTGGTGTGCCAATATCTGTCCCACAGGTGCATTTCTGGGATTGTTAAGCCGTTTCACTTTTTTCAGAAGAGCTGTAAATGCTGCAAAGTGCAATTCCTGTTCGCGATGTGCGGCAGTATGCCCTACCGGTACAATTGACAAAAAGAATGTTTCAGGAACAGATGTCTCGGAGTGCATAGAGTGCGGTGTCTGTGTGGAGCTTAAGGATGGCTGCAGCAGTTTCCAGCTGTTGCGCCCGCAGTTTACAGGTGGGAGCGGACCGGACCTGCAGAGACGTCATCTTCTTGCCGGGGTTGCCGGAGGAGTATTGATGCTTCCGGTTTTCAGGGCAACGGCCATAAATAAGCGCGATGATCACGGGCGGCTGATCCGTCCTCCGGGTGCTTTACCTGAGGAGAAGTTTCTTGCCAGGTGTTCTGGTTGTGGTGAGTGCATGAAGGTGTGTCCTACAAATGGGCTTCAACCCTGCATGTTTACAGATGGCTTTTCGCGCCTTTACACTCCTAAGCTTGTTCCGAGGATAGGAGGGTGTGAGGAGAAATGCTCCCTTTGCGGAAACGTGTGTCCTAACGGGGCTATACGGAAGCTACCGCTTGAGGAGAAGCAGTTTGCAAAGATCGGAACTGCAGTGATAGACCGTCACAAGTGTCTGGCCTGGGCACAAAATAGAGAATGTCTGGTTTGTGATGAGGTTTGTCCTTATAATGCTATAGAGTTCAGGATGGTAGATACGGTCAAGGGAAGGTTCAAGGTACCTGTGGTGTTTGAAGACCTTTGTGCCGGATGCGGTCTGTGTGAACAGAACTGTCCCATTTTCGATCAGGCGGCAATAGTTGTTTACAAATTCGGGGAGAACCGCAGGGAGAGTGGAGAGTATGCAAGTGTCTGGCAGAAAGAGGTGATCCGGGAGAGGCGGCGTAAGTCAGACAGTGTCCATCTGGACAACGAATTGGATTATGCAGGTGAATCTGGTGAGGTAAGTGAAGGCTTTTCAGATGGATTTATCGAATAA
- a CDS encoding energy transducer TonB, which produces MVRRFRKAAAILLILILAILINALLFSIFPLLQRLFSSGIDSAANQRKPLETVIEYRKPEEKKENPVEQKFRKISNPLSGQRSDPVSFKFTPDLSVEGSGEVVMEQQDLQAVVFEEGETDEAAVPLYKPPIEYPRRARELEIEGVLEMLIVIDMQGKVKNIDIVRSPHSSITAAARKTVSTWRFKPARNKNIPVQVRVRQIVEFNLD; this is translated from the coding sequence GTGGTCAGGCGTTTCCGCAAGGCAGCAGCAATACTTCTTATCCTGATACTGGCAATTCTGATAAACGCTCTCCTCTTTTCGATCTTTCCCCTTTTGCAAAGACTTTTCTCCTCGGGTATCGATTCCGCAGCCAATCAGCGTAAACCATTGGAAACGGTAATAGAGTATAGAAAACCAGAGGAGAAGAAGGAAAACCCTGTAGAGCAGAAATTCCGCAAGATATCAAATCCTCTCAGCGGGCAGAGATCTGACCCTGTGAGCTTCAAGTTTACTCCGGACCTCTCGGTGGAGGGCAGTGGTGAGGTGGTGATGGAGCAGCAGGATCTGCAGGCTGTGGTGTTTGAGGAAGGGGAAACTGATGAAGCTGCGGTACCTCTTTACAAGCCACCGATCGAGTATCCCCGGAGGGCGAGGGAACTTGAGATCGAAGGAGTGCTTGAGATGCTTATAGTGATCGATATGCAGGGGAAAGTAAAAAATATAGATATTGTCAGATCTCCTCACTCAAGCATTACAGCGGCAGCAAGGAAGACGGTTTCGACCTGGCGTTTCAAACCTGCACGTAATAAAAACATACCTGTGCAGGTCAGAGTGAGACAGATAGTGGAGTTCAACCTGGATTGA
- a CDS encoding biopolymer transporter ExbD gives MFEDYALFDDDSQTADINISPLIDMVFILLIFFVITTNFNRQTGVDVSKPKAQTAVFQGQKTMLVGISREGSIHVFGRQVGIERLRYLVSQELEKRPDMSIVIIADRKAMIEKAVEVMDQCALAGAKHVSIAADRE, from the coding sequence ATGTTTGAGGATTACGCGCTTTTTGACGATGATTCGCAGACTGCAGATATCAATATCAGCCCTCTGATCGATATGGTCTTTATCCTGCTGATCTTTTTTGTAATCACCACCAATTTCAACCGTCAGACCGGTGTTGATGTATCGAAGCCGAAGGCTCAGACTGCTGTTTTTCAGGGCCAGAAAACGATGCTGGTGGGTATAAGCAGGGAGGGAAGTATCCATGTGTTTGGACGCCAGGTGGGAATCGAGAGATTGAGGTATCTTGTTTCTCAGGAACTGGAGAAACGGCCGGACATGTCGATAGTGATTATAGCTGACCGCAAGGCGATGATAGAGAAGGCTGTGGAGGTGATGGATCAGTGTGCTCTCGCAGGTGCAAAGCATGTTTCCATTGCCGCGGATCGGGAGTAA
- a CDS encoding MotA/TolQ/ExbB proton channel family protein, protein MIRVVLDTFNQGGWIMWPILMVSIVVWFTGLMKLYELWSLERARRIFVSAFEKGIRISSELVRTGDRHFDRLIKNLSGSNLSPVAFRMYFREFLLSIVPFTNQGLDSMAAFITVAPLLGLLGTVVGMIQTFDVITTFGVGNPALTAEGISVALLTTEAGLIAAFPGLLLHNFINNRKTRFQKQLFIDGESIVKRFSGNGKQAGKHV, encoded by the coding sequence ATGATCAGGGTGGTGCTCGATACCTTCAACCAGGGCGGATGGATCATGTGGCCCATTCTGATGGTATCAATTGTAGTATGGTTTACAGGTTTGATGAAGCTTTATGAGTTATGGAGTCTGGAGAGGGCACGCCGCATTTTTGTTTCTGCTTTTGAAAAGGGGATCAGGATATCTTCAGAGTTGGTCCGGACAGGTGACAGGCATTTCGACCGGCTGATAAAAAATCTTTCCGGAAGCAATCTGTCTCCTGTTGCTTTCAGGATGTATTTCAGGGAGTTTCTTCTCTCAATAGTGCCATTTACAAATCAGGGACTCGATTCCATGGCTGCCTTTATCACAGTCGCTCCTCTTCTGGGGCTTCTGGGAACAGTGGTCGGGATGATTCAGACTTTCGATGTAATAACCACTTTCGGTGTGGGGAATCCGGCTTTAACTGCTGAAGGAATCTCTGTTGCACTGCTTACAACCGAAGCTGGTCTGATTGCTGCTTTTCCTGGACTTCTTCTGCATAATTTTATCAATAACAGGAAAACCAGGTTTCAGAAACAGCTTTTCATTGACGGGGAAAGCATTGTCAAACGATTCTCAGGCAACGGAAAGCAGGCAGGGAAACATGTTTGA
- a CDS encoding MotA/TolQ/ExbB proton channel family protein: protein MTVARFGNVFGYGMAEDGSLYSIAQTGREGIDRYKTIRIENPELKASLTNAFGSWIETGVPGGIVPVDVLQNENSKMLATGKAETAWVRLKAFLIAGGPVMVPLCLLPLWALILVIIKLVQFAGKRSRNAGIYRKVEEYLNNSDREGALKFLEKKGKGAAVKIARTCLKNSSGSRKGAEEAVKEVLMKEMPGLASHLNTLAVIAAVAPLLGLLGTVTGMISLFEVITRFGTGDPKLLAGGISEALITTEVGLIVAIPILLIHNYLRNRKNRISSDLQLHAMSLINRLYPEGETER, encoded by the coding sequence ATGACTGTGGCGCGTTTCGGAAATGTATTCGGGTATGGCATGGCTGAGGATGGTTCACTTTACAGTATTGCACAGACAGGCAGAGAGGGTATTGACCGCTACAAGACAATCAGGATCGAAAACCCGGAACTGAAAGCTTCTCTTACAAATGCATTTGGCTCATGGATAGAAACTGGTGTACCTGGCGGAATTGTCCCTGTGGATGTTTTACAGAATGAGAACTCAAAGATGCTTGCAACCGGAAAGGCAGAAACTGCCTGGGTGCGTCTGAAGGCTTTTCTTATTGCCGGCGGGCCAGTGATGGTTCCTCTATGCCTGCTTCCTCTCTGGGCTCTGATTCTCGTGATCATAAAGCTTGTCCAATTTGCCGGTAAACGCTCCCGAAATGCAGGCATTTACAGAAAGGTAGAGGAGTATCTCAATAATAGTGACAGGGAGGGGGCGCTTAAGTTTCTGGAAAAGAAAGGCAAGGGTGCAGCAGTAAAAATTGCCCGGACCTGCCTGAAAAACAGCAGCGGCAGCCGCAAAGGAGCGGAGGAGGCTGTAAAAGAGGTGTTGATGAAGGAGATGCCGGGACTTGCTTCTCATCTTAATACCCTTGCTGTAATTGCCGCGGTTGCGCCTCTTCTGGGATTGCTGGGGACTGTAACCGGGATGATCAGTTTATTTGAAGTGATCACCAGGTTCGGCACAGGTGATCCCAAACTTCTGGCTGGAGGGATTTCCGAGGCCCTTATTACAACAGAGGTGGGGTTGATAGTTGCAATACCGATACTTTTGATTCATAACTATCTCAGAAACAGGAAAAACAGAATCAGCTCAGATCTCCAACTCCATGCCATGAGTCTGATCAATCGGCTCTATCCTGAGGGGGAAACTGAAAGATGA
- a CDS encoding DUF3450 domain-containing protein: MIRILFFFLVLLLSGLEAGAEQGSVDEEIARVKKELAKIESERSKVKKERAKDKAEFDSYQSRTARKISALKGQIDSTENQIKALSSVRDSLESRLLSVNTGMKQQELLQKRLREKLLLSCNDLLAESERLPPLASEQVRGSIIYLRSEITSGSIDNTEALHRFVRIAHDMKILSREVQVAEGISPVKQISGTVYRLRVGCVFEAVVDSRGEKAFYREENEWKPVEDPAVAASLLKAVKIREGKTVPVLVNLPFASVKEKEVVNAK, from the coding sequence GTGATCCGGATTCTGTTTTTTTTTCTTGTGCTGCTGTTAAGCGGTTTAGAAGCTGGAGCTGAGCAGGGCAGTGTTGATGAAGAGATAGCCAGGGTAAAGAAGGAACTGGCAAAGATCGAATCTGAACGTTCAAAGGTCAAGAAAGAGCGTGCTAAGGATAAAGCGGAATTCGATTCCTACCAGAGCAGGACAGCCCGGAAAATCTCCGCATTGAAGGGGCAGATTGACTCTACAGAAAACCAGATCAAAGCGCTTTCTTCGGTCAGGGACTCCCTTGAGAGCCGTCTTCTGAGTGTAAATACCGGAATGAAACAGCAGGAACTGCTTCAGAAACGCCTGAGGGAGAAGCTGCTTCTCTCATGCAATGACTTGCTTGCAGAATCAGAGAGACTTCCTCCTCTTGCATCTGAGCAGGTCAGAGGGAGTATAATTTATCTCAGGAGCGAAATAACCTCCGGATCGATCGACAACACAGAAGCTCTCCATCGCTTTGTCCGCATCGCCCATGACATGAAAATACTGTCAAGAGAGGTTCAGGTTGCGGAGGGGATCTCACCGGTCAAACAGATAAGCGGCACCGTATACCGTCTCCGAGTAGGGTGCGTTTTTGAAGCGGTTGTTGACAGCAGGGGAGAGAAGGCTTTTTACCGTGAGGAGAACGAATGGAAACCGGTTGAGGATCCTGCTGTCGCGGCGTCTCTGCTTAAAGCGGTAAAAATAAGAGAGGGAAAGACTGTTCCGGTGCTTGTTAACCTGCCATTTGCTTCTGTGAAAGAAAAGGAGGTTGTCAATGCGAAGTAG
- a CDS encoding FAD-dependent oxidoreductase: MDLNQTYDVAVIGGGPGGVCAALAASRYGMNVLLVERYGFLGGMATAGLVNPFMAYSTAGKRLCSETFDQILQCLALENALDAQGCVFDDEVLKSVLDKMVLGQGIDLLLHTVFLDAQTSRDRIDSVRVYNKSGISRINARIFIDATGDGDLAASAGVPFEVGRPDDNACQPMTLCFKVAGVDPGLDALTLRDALTSILLEAKENGEIDQPREDVLVFETLEKGIFHFNTTRVIGKSGICGFDLTNAEVEGRRQAFEIFRLFKERFPGFSGASLIKTAAQIGVRETRRIRGQYVISGEDVLEGRKFHDGVARSCYPIDIHNPVGSGTVLRHLKDGEYYEIPYRSIVPCRVENLLIGSRCISSTHEAHSSLRVMPVVAGIGEAAGVAASVAVSDEVLPADIDGEVLKEMILSEIPENLTL; this comes from the coding sequence ATGGATTTAAACCAAACCTATGATGTTGCTGTAATAGGCGGAGGACCAGGAGGTGTTTGTGCAGCACTCGCTGCTTCCAGATATGGAATGAATGTTTTGCTTGTAGAGCGGTATGGCTTTTTGGGAGGGATGGCTACAGCCGGGCTGGTCAATCCCTTTATGGCTTACAGCACTGCAGGTAAAAGGCTTTGCTCTGAGACATTTGACCAGATTCTTCAGTGCCTGGCTCTGGAAAATGCTCTGGATGCTCAGGGGTGTGTATTTGACGATGAAGTACTTAAATCGGTGCTTGATAAAATGGTACTTGGGCAGGGAATAGATCTGCTCCTGCACACTGTTTTCCTGGATGCTCAGACAAGCAGGGACAGGATCGATTCTGTCCGGGTATATAACAAGTCAGGGATATCCAGAATCAACGCGAGAATTTTTATTGATGCCACAGGTGACGGTGACCTGGCAGCAAGTGCTGGTGTGCCGTTTGAAGTAGGGCGTCCGGATGACAATGCATGTCAACCGATGACTCTTTGTTTCAAGGTCGCTGGTGTTGACCCCGGTTTGGATGCCTTGACATTGAGAGATGCACTCACATCGATACTGCTTGAAGCCAAAGAGAATGGTGAGATTGATCAGCCCAGAGAGGATGTACTGGTCTTTGAGACTTTGGAGAAAGGAATCTTTCATTTTAACACCACCCGGGTAATCGGAAAATCCGGGATATGCGGCTTTGATTTGACAAATGCTGAAGTGGAAGGAAGACGGCAGGCATTTGAGATATTTCGTCTGTTCAAGGAGAGATTTCCGGGTTTTTCCGGTGCTTCCCTGATCAAGACCGCTGCTCAGATCGGGGTTCGGGAGACAAGGAGGATAAGAGGGCAGTATGTCATTTCAGGAGAGGATGTACTTGAGGGGCGAAAGTTCCACGATGGGGTAGCGAGGAGCTGTTATCCCATCGATATTCACAATCCGGTAGGTTCCGGTACAGTGCTCAGACATCTTAAGGATGGCGAGTATTATGAGATTCCCTACCGTTCGATAGTTCCATGCAGAGTGGAAAACCTGCTTATCGGGTCACGCTGTATCAGCTCAACACATGAAGCGCATTCATCTCTTAGAGTGATGCCTGTTGTAGCGGGTATAGGAGAAGCTGCAGGTGTGGCTGCCTCGGTTGCGGTGAGTGACGAGGTGTTGCCGGCAGATATCGACGGGGAGGTATTAAAGGAAATGATTCTTTCCGAGATACCGGAGAACTTGACTTTGTAA
- a CDS encoding PLP-dependent aminotransferase family protein, with protein MVEFSEIAKGMRGSEIRRLMKLGSDPSIISFSGGMPANSLFPIDVLDELYNNLPKEAKQAAMQYGPTSGYPPLLEALKNYLKSKGLPLDGQDLIITTGAQQAINLLTKVLVDPGDLVITESPSFIGALAAFKSYGANLAGIPIDNEGINILQLEQELNSRASQIKMLYLSPYFHNPAGITYSQKRKEDLLNLLKGRDLVLLEDDPYGELYFDEADKSLTVPMKASGIDTVPICYVGSFAKIFGPGLRLGWLLGPEEIVEKCEMAKQSADACSSTLTQVLAAEYLNKGKLAPYLQFLRPVYARRAGLMLDALEKYMPDYVSWTKPRGGFYVWATMPQNMDSSLVFQESIRNGAAFVIGNAFDPHGVKNNSFRLAFSHTPEERIEEGIKIIADAIKKVMESSVSGSVR; from the coding sequence ATGGTCGAATTCTCTGAAATTGCAAAAGGAATGCGGGGGTCTGAAATACGGCGTCTGATGAAACTTGGATCCGATCCATCGATAATCTCCTTCTCAGGAGGAATGCCGGCTAACTCTCTTTTCCCCATCGATGTTCTGGATGAACTGTATAACAATTTGCCAAAGGAGGCCAAGCAGGCTGCCATGCAGTATGGTCCGACATCCGGCTATCCTCCACTTCTTGAGGCTCTCAAAAATTATCTGAAAAGCAAAGGCCTTCCACTTGATGGGCAGGATTTGATTATAACTACCGGAGCACAACAGGCAATAAACCTTTTAACCAAGGTGCTGGTCGACCCCGGTGACCTGGTTATCACCGAATCACCCAGTTTTATCGGTGCTCTTGCTGCTTTTAAATCCTACGGTGCAAATCTTGCCGGAATACCCATCGACAACGAGGGTATCAATATCCTCCAGCTGGAACAGGAACTGAATTCCCGCGCTTCACAGATAAAAATGCTGTACCTTTCTCCCTATTTTCACAACCCTGCCGGGATCACCTACAGCCAGAAACGAAAAGAAGACCTGCTGAATCTGCTCAAAGGAAGAGATCTGGTTCTATTAGAGGATGATCCATACGGGGAGCTCTACTTTGACGAAGCGGATAAAAGCCTCACGGTTCCCATGAAAGCATCGGGTATCGACACTGTGCCTATATGTTATGTAGGATCATTCGCAAAGATATTCGGGCCAGGACTGAGACTTGGATGGCTGCTTGGGCCTGAAGAGATTGTGGAAAAATGTGAGATGGCCAAGCAGTCCGCAGATGCCTGCTCGTCCACACTCACACAGGTTCTTGCTGCTGAATATTTGAATAAAGGGAAGCTTGCCCCATATCTTCAGTTCCTCAGGCCTGTTTACGCCAGAAGAGCAGGACTGATGCTTGATGCGCTCGAAAAGTACATGCCTGATTATGTATCCTGGACAAAACCCAGAGGCGGTTTTTATGTCTGGGCAACCATGCCGCAGAATATGGATTCATCTCTGGTATTTCAGGAATCAATCCGCAACGGCGCTGCTTTTGTGATCGGAAACGCTTTTGATCCCCACGGGGTTAAGAACAACTCCTTCCGCCTCGCGTTCTCACATACTCCAGAGGAGCGGATTGAGGAAGGAATCAAAATAATCGCGGATGCGATTAAAAAAGTGATGGAGAGTTCGGTGAGCGGTTCTGTTCGGTAA